The following proteins come from a genomic window of Mycobacterium sp. DL:
- a CDS encoding type VII secretion target: MSGSLEVNTDQLRSAGAAFVAAADKLAAVQVDAPLGDAAAAVTQLQTAEACTAAKAFVATEMSTLVDAVHTYGSNLGAAAGKYESTDRASGEAIRQVDVPPAS, translated from the coding sequence GTGAGCGGCAGCCTGGAGGTCAACACCGACCAACTGCGCAGCGCCGGCGCGGCGTTCGTTGCGGCTGCGGACAAACTGGCCGCCGTGCAGGTCGACGCCCCGCTGGGTGATGCTGCGGCCGCCGTGACGCAACTGCAAACCGCGGAGGCGTGCACAGCTGCGAAGGCCTTCGTGGCAACCGAGATGTCCACCCTGGTGGACGCAGTGCACACCTACGGCTCGAATCTGGGTGCAGCCGCCGGGAAGTACGAGTCGACGGATAGGGCGTCGGGCGAGGCAATACGTCAGGTGGATGTTCCGCCGGCGTCGTAG
- a CDS encoding PIN domain-containing protein, giving the protein MIVLDASVLIAHFDSADTHHDAATDLLLRHASEQFASSVVTLAEVYVGAARSGQADRLEHLLAGLEVEPLALPAEGARRLGELRASTRLKMPDCCVLYNAEMHAAAVATFDEALTARAVDLGLPLARG; this is encoded by the coding sequence ATGATCGTGCTCGACGCGAGCGTGTTGATTGCACACTTCGACTCGGCCGACACCCACCATGACGCCGCAACCGATCTCCTGCTGCGGCATGCCTCAGAGCAGTTCGCGTCGAGCGTTGTCACGCTCGCGGAGGTCTATGTCGGCGCCGCCCGCTCGGGTCAGGCCGACCGACTCGAGCACCTTCTGGCGGGCCTCGAGGTCGAACCTCTCGCGCTGCCGGCCGAGGGTGCTCGTCGGCTCGGGGAGCTGCGGGCTTCGACCCGGCTCAAAATGCCGGACTGCTGCGTGCTCTACAACGCCGAAATGCACGCGGCGGCGGTCGCCACTTTCGACGAAGCACTGACCGCCCGTGCCGTTGATCTCGGACTACCACTGGCGCGAGGCTAG
- a CDS encoding mechanosensitive ion channel family protein, with protein MESLDQPWFYWALSVAIGLPIGLIALTELRTALERRGSALARPVELLRNYVLPLGALLALLTGANQVSVHATPVRLVATTLGFVVLVLLLSGLNATVFDSAPESSWRKRLPTIFLDVARFALIAVGLALILSVVWGANVGGLFTALGVSSIVLGLALQNSVGQIVSGLLLLFEQPFQIGDWLDTPSARGRVIEVNWRATHIETASGLQVMPNSVLAGASFTNLSRPAGAHTISVSTVFAATDPPDAVCEVLGQVAAGLPQLRVGDRIATVPMGATQYCTTIPLRSPADDAAARATFLRWTWYAARRAGLHLDQVDDDFSSEDRTRSELQAIATTLRLTGIDQQLLLPRVHLTRYGAGETLQVPGELPTKMTFVMSGRVQLTVSDDDDVLPVRILQRGDFLGQSALTREAVTAGAVALEEVTVLQIGRDDIQELVRHKPLLLKDIGKAIEERRKKVQAVLETARGAQSG; from the coding sequence ATGGAATCCCTCGACCAGCCGTGGTTCTACTGGGCACTATCGGTAGCAATCGGGTTGCCGATCGGGCTCATCGCGCTCACGGAGCTTCGCACCGCGCTGGAGCGCCGGGGCAGTGCGCTGGCCAGACCGGTGGAACTGCTGCGCAACTACGTCCTCCCGTTGGGGGCGCTCCTGGCACTGCTGACGGGCGCCAATCAGGTGTCGGTCCACGCGACCCCGGTGCGACTGGTCGCCACGACGCTGGGCTTCGTGGTGCTGGTGCTGCTGCTGTCCGGCCTCAATGCCACAGTGTTCGACAGCGCTCCGGAATCCAGTTGGCGCAAGCGGTTACCGACGATCTTCCTCGACGTTGCCCGCTTCGCGTTGATCGCGGTGGGTCTGGCGCTGATCCTGTCAGTGGTCTGGGGCGCCAATGTCGGCGGGCTGTTCACCGCGTTGGGTGTCAGCTCGATCGTGCTGGGTTTGGCGCTGCAGAACTCGGTCGGGCAGATCGTGTCCGGCCTGCTGTTGCTGTTCGAGCAGCCGTTCCAGATCGGCGACTGGCTCGACACCCCCTCCGCGCGCGGCCGGGTCATCGAAGTCAACTGGCGTGCAACCCATATCGAGACTGCCAGCGGCTTGCAGGTGATGCCTAACTCCGTGCTGGCCGGGGCATCGTTCACGAATCTGAGCCGGCCGGCGGGAGCTCACACGATCTCGGTGTCGACGGTGTTCGCCGCCACCGATCCGCCGGACGCCGTGTGCGAGGTGCTGGGCCAGGTGGCCGCCGGGTTGCCTCAGCTGCGTGTGGGCGATCGCATTGCAACGGTGCCGATGGGTGCGACCCAGTACTGCACCACCATTCCGCTGCGGTCCCCCGCCGACGACGCTGCCGCCCGTGCCACGTTCCTTCGATGGACCTGGTACGCCGCCCGGCGCGCCGGACTGCATCTGGACCAGGTGGACGACGACTTCTCCAGCGAGGATCGGACCCGGTCCGAGTTGCAGGCGATCGCGACCACACTGCGTCTCACCGGCATCGACCAGCAGCTGCTGCTCCCGAGGGTGCACCTGACCCGCTACGGCGCCGGCGAAACTCTTCAGGTGCCGGGGGAACTTCCCACCAAGATGACGTTCGTGATGTCCGGGCGGGTTCAACTCACCGTCTCCGATGACGACGACGTGCTCCCGGTTCGGATCCTGCAGCGGGGCGACTTCCTCGGCCAGAGCGCACTGACCCGCGAGGCGGTGACCGCGGGCGCGGTGGCGCTCGAGGAGGTCACGGTGCTCCAGATCGGACGTGACGACATTCAAGAGCTGGTGCGGCACAAACCCCTGCTACTCAAGGACATCGGCAAGGCCATCGAAGAGCGTCGCAAGAAAGTCCAGGCCGTGCTCGAGACGGCACGGGGGGCTCAAAGCGGCTAG
- a CDS encoding adenylate/guanylate cyclase domain-containing protein: MTNRTDKTHNAGQEPAYPVELPRHLGKMLSKISIQSKFLLMLLVTSILSAAVVGYIGFESGRISLRNAAFDRLTEVRESQSRQLVAEISDLTNSIILFARTSNAGTAMTAYTAGFNQLNGPDAPPIEPAQEQALANYYTTVYAPEEEARTGVELDVAALLPTSYAQRYLQIHYTIPFTDASERIAVDDAGDSSEWSAANARFNNFFRTVTSRFEFEDALLIDTQGDVVYSANKGIDLGTNVLRGPFRGGDLTDAFNRAMRSNALDHVEVTDFSAYQPALEPTAWMVSPVGPVDQVTGVLALQLPMSKINRLMTVDKQWEQAGMGTTGETFLVGDDDLMRSDSRLFLEDPDRYRSEVVAAGTPPDVADQAIRQGTTVLIQPAGTEATRLAAQGQTGTLISDNYLGRRALQAYAPIADDELQWNIVANIDAAEAFAPVNRFTRTLILSTTAIIFIVCVIAMLLSRRFVRPIKRLEAGSRQIAAGNYGVVLPLRSLDEFGDLTKAFNEMSSNLSRHEQLLVEQREENHKLLLSLMPESVVERYREGEENISLHHQDVSVIFAEVVGLDELAVHLSSEESLAITNKLVHQFDLAAEDLGVEQVRTLHNGYLASCGLNQPRLDNARRTVDFAIEMHHIITRFNAESGYDLRLRAGIDTGTVGSGLIGRTSIAYDMWGAAVNLAYQVRNGSSQPGVYVTSRVYDVVRDLHDFTAAGVISHDGNDEQTYRLAESR; the protein is encoded by the coding sequence ATGACAAACCGGACAGACAAGACCCACAATGCGGGCCAGGAGCCTGCCTATCCGGTGGAGCTGCCCCGCCACCTCGGCAAAATGCTGTCGAAAATCAGTATCCAGTCCAAGTTCCTGCTCATGCTGCTCGTCACCAGCATCCTGTCCGCGGCGGTGGTGGGCTACATCGGCTTCGAATCGGGCCGCATCTCGCTGCGCAACGCCGCCTTCGACCGACTCACCGAGGTTCGTGAATCCCAGAGCCGACAGCTCGTCGCCGAGATATCCGACCTGACGAACTCGATCATCCTGTTCGCGAGAACCAGCAACGCCGGGACCGCGATGACGGCCTATACCGCCGGCTTCAACCAGCTCAACGGTCCCGACGCACCACCGATCGAACCCGCCCAGGAACAGGCCCTCGCCAACTACTACACCACCGTCTACGCCCCGGAAGAGGAAGCCAGAACGGGCGTCGAACTCGATGTCGCAGCACTTCTGCCGACCTCATACGCACAGCGGTACCTGCAGATCCACTACACGATCCCCTTCACCGATGCCTCGGAGCGGATCGCGGTCGACGACGCCGGGGACAGCAGCGAGTGGTCAGCGGCCAACGCTCGCTTCAACAACTTCTTCCGCACCGTCACGAGTCGTTTCGAGTTCGAGGACGCGCTCCTCATCGACACCCAGGGCGATGTGGTGTACTCGGCCAACAAGGGCATCGATCTGGGCACCAATGTCCTTCGCGGCCCGTTCCGCGGCGGGGATCTCACCGACGCGTTCAACCGGGCGATGCGCAGCAACGCACTCGATCACGTCGAAGTCACCGACTTCAGTGCCTACCAGCCTGCGCTGGAGCCGACGGCCTGGATGGTCAGCCCGGTCGGCCCGGTCGACCAGGTGACCGGCGTTCTCGCCCTTCAACTTCCGATGTCGAAGATCAACCGTCTGATGACGGTCGACAAGCAGTGGGAGCAGGCCGGCATGGGAACCACCGGGGAGACGTTCCTGGTGGGAGACGACGACTTGATGCGGTCGGACTCCCGACTGTTCCTTGAGGACCCGGACCGGTACCGCTCCGAGGTCGTCGCCGCCGGCACCCCGCCCGATGTCGCCGATCAGGCGATCCGTCAGGGAACCACCGTGCTCATCCAGCCGGCGGGCACCGAAGCGACCCGCCTGGCAGCCCAGGGGCAAACCGGCACGTTGATCTCCGACAACTACCTCGGGCGCCGCGCACTGCAGGCCTACGCGCCGATTGCCGACGATGAACTGCAGTGGAACATCGTCGCCAACATCGACGCCGCGGAGGCGTTCGCTCCGGTCAACCGCTTCACGCGCACCCTGATCCTGTCGACCACCGCGATCATCTTCATCGTGTGTGTGATCGCGATGCTGCTGTCGCGCCGGTTCGTGCGCCCGATCAAACGCCTGGAGGCCGGCTCACGCCAGATTGCGGCCGGCAATTACGGCGTCGTATTGCCTCTCCGCTCGCTCGACGAGTTCGGCGATCTCACAAAGGCTTTCAACGAGATGAGCAGCAACCTGTCGCGCCACGAACAGCTGCTGGTCGAGCAACGCGAGGAGAACCACAAGCTGCTGTTGTCACTGATGCCCGAGTCGGTGGTCGAGCGGTACCGGGAGGGCGAGGAGAACATCTCGCTGCACCACCAGGACGTCAGCGTGATCTTCGCCGAAGTCGTCGGCCTCGACGAACTGGCCGTACATCTGTCCTCGGAGGAATCGCTGGCCATCACCAACAAGCTGGTGCACCAATTCGACCTGGCTGCCGAAGATCTCGGCGTCGAACAGGTACGCACGCTGCACAACGGCTACCTCGCCAGCTGCGGGCTCAACCAGCCCCGTCTGGACAACGCCCGCCGCACCGTGGACTTCGCGATCGAAATGCACCACATCATCACGAGATTCAACGCCGAGTCGGGCTATGACCTGCGCCTGCGTGCCGGCATCGACACCGGCACCGTCGGTAGCGGTCTGATCGGCCGGACCAGCATCGCGTACGACATGTGGGGTGCAGCGGTCAATCTCGCCTATCAGGTGCGCAATGGATCGTCCCAGCCCGGCGTGTACGTCACCTCGCGGGTCTACGACGTCGTCAGGGACCTGCACGACTTCACTGCGGCCGGCGTGATCAGCCACGACGGGAACGACGAACAGACCTATCGCCTCGCGGAGAGCCGCTAG
- a CDS encoding secretion protein EccK, which translates to MSAAGSGAAPAPVPVSTARAERDAIQSAAVAGALRRKTNGSDPLQRARHIGAALNAGVMDFGFFWVTALTTDDTIVVANSYGMAYIPDGAHLPEQVRMATADEAIPSTERATWATYPILAVQGWAQHHDLRLRAVVATEEQFASFDPGAAKIILTPDDIPDDGKMQGRSRLEVIAPSAAQTLSAVSDFGLNELLPPAPADITPPADETAKLWFDVAKPLMSTSPQRGGAHLSAFIIYANHAQELALYQAHTATDPQTQRQAIADWVYWQHLAVLIGDAVSVDASV; encoded by the coding sequence ATGTCGGCGGCCGGCAGCGGCGCCGCGCCCGCACCTGTACCGGTCTCCACCGCGCGCGCTGAGCGGGATGCGATCCAGTCAGCCGCGGTCGCCGGTGCGCTTCGCCGCAAGACCAACGGCAGCGACCCGCTTCAACGGGCTCGCCACATCGGTGCCGCCCTCAACGCAGGGGTGATGGACTTCGGATTCTTCTGGGTCACCGCGTTGACAACCGACGACACCATCGTCGTCGCCAACAGCTACGGGATGGCCTACATCCCCGACGGCGCGCACCTCCCCGAACAGGTGCGGATGGCCACCGCCGACGAAGCCATCCCGTCGACCGAACGCGCTACGTGGGCGACCTACCCCATTCTTGCGGTGCAGGGCTGGGCTCAACATCACGACCTGAGGCTGCGCGCAGTTGTCGCCACCGAGGAGCAGTTCGCCAGCTTCGACCCCGGCGCCGCCAAGATCATCCTCACCCCGGACGACATTCCCGACGATGGAAAGATGCAGGGCCGCAGTCGTTTAGAGGTCATCGCCCCCTCGGCAGCCCAAACCCTCTCCGCCGTCAGCGACTTCGGCCTCAACGAGCTACTGCCTCCGGCTCCGGCGGACATCACCCCACCCGCCGACGAAACCGCGAAGCTGTGGTTCGACGTCGCCAAGCCTCTGATGAGCACCAGCCCGCAACGCGGCGGTGCCCACCTGTCGGCATTCATCATCTACGCGAATCACGCCCAGGAGCTCGCGCTCTACCAGGCTCACACCGCGACCGATCCGCAGACACAACGGCAGGCCATCGCCGACTGGGTGTACTGGCAGCATCTGGCGGTGCTCATCGGCGACGCGGTCAGCGTCGACGCATCGGTCTGA
- a CDS encoding WXG100 family type VII secretion target encodes MAATISVVRGSNPDGVTAAAGALQKSVAEVQTQIHSQQGLLSGVRQSWAGRASTAAIGRGSRLVQSQIDFRNRLDAARRALSAGGRQLSALRAQILSLSSQASVLGGIVGDDGTVRPSGNGQMMTPTLAKAYTVVLQRLLQSFDSVDSATASAVRGAGSSATVQAVGFGVGGDAPQSPPGLDPAVGEKRQNEIDAFKKVFGREPTSETDWQTAAALDPHSYGEKYQGVPPNIVVGKIEPVPGQGVVKSGLFIPRDEVFNVPRNDLGDNRGFDPNFGPEDTRVGLYVDYENGVVIARQNPSVDDAGNVKVATPEVKVQQAPDGAVRIQYDAKNAFAPPGSDLSGHVVRGDVVVTPGSGGQPATVDGLIGDYPSLEVYQNMPDGTTHTVVQDAADSGNSLGPLTELPFSHEIGDGAAAFEPFESYAPQLPGGPRFPGDTVPYVPGQVDVNTPTNLGPTNDIPRVVVVR; translated from the coding sequence ATGGCAGCGACGATTTCGGTGGTCCGGGGGTCGAATCCCGACGGTGTCACGGCGGCGGCCGGGGCGTTGCAGAAGTCCGTTGCCGAAGTGCAGACGCAGATCCACAGTCAGCAAGGACTTCTGAGCGGTGTTCGTCAGAGTTGGGCAGGCCGTGCCAGTACCGCAGCGATTGGCCGCGGCTCTCGGCTGGTGCAGTCGCAGATCGATTTTCGTAATCGCTTGGACGCCGCGCGCCGAGCGTTGTCGGCGGGCGGCCGGCAACTGTCGGCGTTGCGCGCACAGATCTTGTCGTTGTCCTCTCAAGCGTCGGTGTTGGGCGGCATCGTCGGTGATGACGGGACGGTCCGCCCGTCTGGCAATGGTCAGATGATGACACCGACTCTCGCGAAGGCCTACACGGTTGTGCTGCAACGACTGCTCCAGAGCTTCGATTCCGTGGACTCTGCCACCGCCTCTGCCGTGCGCGGTGCAGGATCTAGCGCCACCGTGCAGGCAGTGGGCTTCGGCGTGGGCGGCGATGCGCCGCAGAGTCCCCCGGGATTGGATCCTGCAGTCGGTGAGAAGCGTCAGAACGAAATCGATGCGTTCAAGAAGGTGTTCGGCCGTGAGCCGACATCCGAAACCGACTGGCAGACAGCGGCCGCACTCGACCCGCACAGCTACGGCGAGAAGTACCAGGGAGTGCCCCCGAACATCGTGGTCGGGAAGATCGAACCTGTACCTGGACAGGGGGTTGTGAAATCTGGACTGTTCATTCCGCGAGACGAGGTGTTCAACGTTCCGCGAAACGATCTGGGAGACAACCGCGGATTCGATCCCAACTTCGGCCCCGAAGACACCCGGGTGGGCCTCTATGTCGACTACGAGAACGGTGTGGTGATCGCCCGACAGAACCCCTCGGTCGACGACGCCGGCAATGTCAAGGTCGCAACACCGGAGGTGAAGGTCCAGCAGGCCCCCGACGGGGCGGTCCGGATTCAGTACGACGCCAAGAACGCCTTTGCGCCGCCAGGGTCGGACCTCTCCGGCCATGTGGTTCGGGGCGACGTCGTCGTCACGCCGGGAAGCGGTGGACAGCCTGCGACCGTGGACGGCCTCATCGGCGACTATCCGTCGTTGGAGGTCTACCAGAACATGCCGGACGGGACGACTCACACGGTCGTCCAGGATGCCGCCGACAGCGGCAACTCACTCGGCCCGCTCACCGAGCTACCGTTCTCCCACGAGATCGGCGACGGAGCAGCAGCTTTCGAGCCATTCGAGTCGTACGCACCCCAACTTCCGGGAGGCCCGCGCTTCCCCGGCGACACCGTTCCATACGTTCCAGGCCAGGTGGATGTCAACACCCCGACCAATCTCGGACCGACCAATGACATTCCCCGAGTTGTCGTCGTCCGATAG
- a CDS encoding YbaB/EbfC family nucleoid-associated protein, protein MTDDMHPEVAAVLRQARRLQSLMDEQLDKMASDSFTAADESETVEVTLNGHHWLKDVYIEDGLLRLGSETVEQRVNEALQKANAVASESIDADRQRIDAVVAEITAEMSDKQPE, encoded by the coding sequence ATGACCGACGATATGCACCCGGAAGTCGCTGCCGTGCTCAGGCAGGCACGGCGACTGCAGTCGTTGATGGACGAGCAACTGGACAAGATGGCCAGCGACTCCTTCACCGCGGCCGACGAGAGCGAGACGGTCGAGGTGACGCTCAACGGCCACCATTGGCTGAAGGACGTCTACATCGAGGACGGCTTGTTGCGGCTGGGCTCCGAGACCGTCGAACAGCGGGTGAATGAGGCGCTGCAGAAGGCGAACGCGGTCGCCAGCGAGTCGATCGATGCCGATCGTCAGCGCATTGACGCGGTGGTCGCCGAGATCACGGCGGAGATGTCGGACAAGCAGCCTGAGTAG
- a CDS encoding ESX-1 secretion-associated protein, whose product MSGDEVRVEPEDLRAKAAQIEAISWGTNPVQVPAVPADALTTAQTAVDNLNANAKTLAEHQEYGKKQGQRLAETLRLVASAYETVDHNAMENINNTIPGAAPAPPAPVTPGANTVPAPTAPQPLPIQRGMASGDYMEVMAAQGALLNGDQAASLQAASTTWAQNGATLATAAEGFELSSVNWEGEAADAAYRSFNDYQAFLVELSGAWTRLASEAQRVAAAHINAVGNHTPVAQQYAQLEAQLPAAIANGGSAARVIQLKMEELQKESEELRHQYAREAQPDEVNPPEPPKNTGTPPIPVRSNGDPRRAAGTPEQQGGGSGGQQASNGATGGAGGAPQSMPQDAPLSPMSAAEQASQAGQQAAQQGGQQGGGSPGGGQPGGSPGGGSPGGSPPGGGIPGGPKSDPKLPTDPSLRPAAAGGGGASGGGAGGGGGIPGAAMQPAVGAETVAPTPVVAPVVPAAAAGGVAGGGMAGGGMGGMAPMMGAGQGGGTGEKKRNPQLSQDEELYTEERPWTEAVIGNRVRRRGGPDDSKKESQ is encoded by the coding sequence ATGTCGGGGGACGAGGTTCGGGTCGAACCAGAGGATCTGCGCGCCAAAGCCGCTCAGATCGAAGCGATCTCGTGGGGCACCAACCCGGTACAGGTGCCCGCCGTTCCCGCAGACGCACTGACCACCGCACAGACGGCGGTCGACAATCTCAACGCCAACGCCAAAACGCTTGCAGAACATCAGGAGTACGGCAAGAAGCAAGGGCAACGCCTGGCAGAGACGCTGCGTTTGGTCGCTTCCGCCTACGAAACCGTCGATCACAACGCCATGGAGAACATCAACAACACCATTCCGGGCGCTGCTCCGGCGCCGCCGGCCCCGGTGACACCGGGTGCGAATACGGTGCCGGCCCCAACTGCGCCGCAGCCGCTGCCCATCCAGCGCGGCATGGCATCCGGGGACTACATGGAGGTCATGGCCGCGCAGGGCGCGCTGCTCAACGGTGACCAGGCCGCGTCCCTTCAAGCCGCATCGACGACGTGGGCCCAGAACGGCGCAACGCTCGCGACGGCAGCCGAGGGTTTCGAGCTCTCGAGCGTCAACTGGGAGGGCGAAGCCGCCGACGCGGCCTACCGCAGTTTCAATGACTACCAAGCGTTCCTGGTGGAACTGTCAGGCGCGTGGACCCGGTTGGCCAGCGAGGCGCAGCGGGTGGCAGCGGCGCACATCAACGCGGTGGGCAACCACACCCCAGTGGCTCAGCAGTACGCCCAGCTCGAAGCGCAACTGCCAGCCGCGATCGCCAACGGTGGCAGCGCCGCGCGAGTGATCCAACTGAAAATGGAAGAGCTGCAGAAGGAATCCGAGGAGCTTCGCCACCAGTACGCTCGCGAGGCCCAGCCCGACGAGGTCAATCCCCCGGAGCCGCCGAAGAACACCGGCACCCCGCCGATCCCGGTGCGCAGCAACGGTGATCCGCGCAGGGCCGCGGGAACACCGGAGCAGCAAGGTGGCGGGTCAGGTGGCCAGCAGGCCTCCAACGGTGCCACCGGCGGCGCGGGTGGGGCGCCCCAGTCGATGCCGCAGGACGCACCCCTGTCACCGATGTCCGCGGCGGAGCAGGCGTCCCAGGCGGGCCAGCAGGCCGCCCAGCAGGGCGGGCAGCAGGGTGGCGGATCGCCGGGAGGCGGCCAGCCGGGCGGGTCACCGGGCGGCGGTTCCCCGGGTGGTAGCCCGCCTGGCGGCGGCATCCCGGGCGGCCCCAAGAGCGATCCGAAGCTTCCCACCGACCCAAGCCTGAGACCGGCCGCTGCGGGTGGCGGCGGTGCGTCCGGCGGTGGCGCGGGAGGGGGCGGCGGAATACCCGGAGCAGCAATGCAACCCGCGGTCGGTGCAGAGACGGTCGCGCCGACGCCGGTGGTCGCCCCTGTTGTGCCGGCGGCTGCCGCGGGTGGGGTGGCCGGAGGTGGCATGGCCGGCGGCGGGATGGGCGGCATGGCGCCGATGATGGGCGCCGGCCAAGGCGGCGGAACCGGCGAGAAGAAGCGCAACCCGCAGCTGTCGCAGGACGAGGAGCTCTACACCGAGGAGCGGCCGTGGACTGAGGCCGTCATCGGCAATCGGGTCCGGCGCAGAGGCGGCCCCGACGATTCGAAGAAGGAGTCGCAATGA